CTGCAACGGTAAACAACCGTCCCACCGGGTTGTGCGGATTACAGAGCAGAAAAAGCTTTGTCCGGGGTGTAATGGCCTGTTTAAACCGCTCAAAATCGAATTTCCAGCAGCCGTCTGTTTGAATCAGCGGAACCGTAACGAGGTTCCGCCGGGAATATCCGGGGGCGGACAGGAACGGCGGGTACACCGGTACCGCCGTCAACACCTCGTCGCCATCATGACCGATCGAGCGGCAGGCCAGATTGAGACCGGTCACCAGTCCCGGCAGCCATACCAGCCATTCCGGACTGATTTCCCATTGGTACTGCCTGAAAAGTCGGGTGCAGACGACCTCGACGAGTTCCTCCGGAGCGGTCGCATATCCGAAAACGCCATGGGCCACCCGCTGCTGCAGGGCCTCGACGACGGCCGGAGGGGAATGAAAGTCCATATCAGCCAGCCACATGGGGATGATGTCTGTTCCGCGATATTTATCCCATTTCAGGCTGGCAGTTCCGTGCCGTTCCACTAAAGCGTCAAAGTCGAAATTCATTCCTATCCCCTCAACTGTATTTTACAGATACAACTTTTCCCCAATCAGACAGGGAAAATGTGGCAAGGATTCATGGTTCAAAAAAACATTGCCCCTTTGCGCTCTTCGCGCCTTAGCGGTTCAGCGTTTTGGTTCTTCTATATCCTCAAGGTGGCTACCAGGCGCAGGGGATTGCTGAGAAGATCCAGCGCAGAAATAATCCCGCTGCACACCACATCGGCTGCCAGCAATGTTTCCGCTGCCGCCCCTTCCTCCTGAATAACCGCAATGCCGTGGGACGCTTCCTTGAGCATCAGGCGGTCATTCCGTCCGTTTCCAATACATACGCAGAACTCGGCACCCAGATCAATTACATATTCGCGCTTGCCGATATCCTGACGGTCAATCGGCAGGATGGAAAGTTTACAACTAATTCCGGTCAGACCCGAGCGCGCTTTTCCAAATGTATCCGCCGTTAAAACATGGATTTCAAGCTTGTCCGACAATTGCTGCAGGGTTTCCCTGACGCCCTCAATCAGGCGGCCGTCAACCGCCAGGGTTCCGTTGTAATCAAGAACAAGATATCGGCACTGCAGTTTTCCGCGCCCGGGAATCGAAATCTCTATCATCATTGGCTCCTTAATTTTGCCTTACTCTATTTGTTGACCGTTTTTAGAAATCGATCCACTGCGTCCGCATCGGGTATCGCCGGACGGGCGCCATAGCCGGTGCAGGCCAGCGCAGCGGCCGCGCTGCTATAACGCAGCAGATCCAGCCAATCCATTTTTTCTGAAAGACCCGCGCAAAAAGCGCCGTGAAATGCATCACCGGCGCCGGTGGTATCGATTGCCTCAACTGCAAAAGCTTCCAGTTGCCCGGCGCCTTCGGCCGTCTGCCAGACAAGCCCTGCCTCGCCCCGGGTGACAACCACCGCAGGGGCATAATGGTGCAATTTTTGAGCCGCCCGAACAACCTCTTTTTCCCCGGTAAAGTCTCTTGAAAATTTTTCCGAAGCAACGAGATAGTCGACCGCACCGACAAGTTCCCGGGTCCCGGCATGAACGGAACCTGCATCCAGGACGGTCGGTATGCCCCCCTTTTTGGCATGCGCCATAAAAATCGGAGCGAGGTGCGGTTCATGACCGTCAAACAGGATAACTTTGGGACGGCAATCAAACAGAAAGGCGGCCGGGTCGGCCGGCGGCGGAATCGCCGGATCTTTATAGTTGACGACGGTACGCTTTCCATCGGGCTTCACCAGAATTGCCGACAGCGGTGTCTGCACGCTTCCCCGATATACAAAATCCGTCCGTACATTGTCACGCGCCAGCTCCTCCTGATGAATCCGGCCGTAAACGTCATTGCCCAGATACCCGGCAAAAGCGGCCCTGCGCCCGAGGCGGGCAGCGGTTACGGCTGCATTGGCGGCCGGTCCGCCCCCGCAGCCGGCAAACAGGGAGGCAGCGCTTTTTTCGTCCGGACCGGGATGGCGGGAGACCGAAAACACAAGGTCGTAAGACGCCTGCCCGACACATAGCACATCAATGGACGCCATCGTTTTATTATCCTTTTATGGACAGGAATTCAGGCCGAAAGCAAATTTTAAAT
The sequence above is drawn from the Desulfobacterales bacterium genome and encodes:
- a CDS encoding ATPase P, which gives rise to MMIEISIPGRGKLQCRYLVLDYNGTLAVDGRLIEGVRETLQQLSDKLEIHVLTADTFGKARSGLTGISCKLSILPIDRQDIGKREYVIDLGAEFCVCIGNGRNDRLMLKEASHGIAVIQEEGAAAETLLAADVVCSGIISALDLLSNPLRLVATLRI
- a CDS encoding PfkB family carbohydrate kinase; the encoded protein is MASIDVLCVGQASYDLVFSVSRHPGPDEKSAASLFAGCGGGPAANAAVTAARLGRRAAFAGYLGNDVYGRIHQEELARDNVRTDFVYRGSVQTPLSAILVKPDGKRTVVNYKDPAIPPPADPAAFLFDCRPKVILFDGHEPHLAPIFMAHAKKGGIPTVLDAGSVHAGTRELVGAVDYLVASEKFSRDFTGEKEVVRAAQKLHHYAPAVVVTRGEAGLVWQTAEGAGQLEAFAVEAIDTTGAGDAFHGAFCAGLSEKMDWLDLLRYSSAAAALACTGYGARPAIPDADAVDRFLKTVNK